From the Manis javanica isolate MJ-LG chromosome 11, MJ_LKY, whole genome shotgun sequence genome, one window contains:
- the PRG4 gene encoding proteoglycan 4 isoform X1, whose protein sequence is MEWKILPIHLLFLSVSLIQQVSTQDVSSCAGRCGEGYSRDASCNCDYNCQHYMECCPDFKRVCTVELSCKGRCFESFARGRECDCDSECKKYGKCCSDYESFCEEVHNPTPPPSSKTAPPPPRASQTRKATTKRSPKSKKKTKKVIESEEITEEHSVSENQESSSSSSSSSTIRKVTSSKNSAANKELKKKPKVKDKKERTPKKKPILEPPVVDEAGSGLDNGDMKLTPTPNIPTPQHGKVTASPKITTVKPKDLKPSLPPNSVTSKETSSTTSKETTVETKETSVTNKQTSTRAKEKTTSAKETRNAEKTSAEDFAPTSAVPTKPTTKAKTTTKSPTPTTPKEPAPTIAEGPAPSTPKKPAPTIPKEPAPRTPKDPVPRTPKEPSTSTPKKPAPKTPKEPAPRTPKDPSASTTKEPASSTPKGSALNTPKEPAPSTPKEPAPSTPKEPAPSTPKEPAPSTPKEPALSTPKEPAPTTPKEPAPTTPKEPAPSTPKEPAPSTPKEPAPTTPKEPAPRTPKEPALSTPKEPAPSTPKEPAPSTPKEPALSTPKEPAPRDPKDPAPTTPKEPAPSTPKEPALSTPKEPAPRDPKDPAPTTPKEPAPSTPKEPPPSTPKEPAPRDPKEPTPSTPKEPVPSTPKEPAPSTPKEPALSTPKEPAPSTPKEPVPSTPKEPASRDPKEPGPRDPKEPAPRDPKEPAPTTTKEPALSTLKEPAPTTPKEQDPTTLKEPLPTTTTTKGPAPTPSKEQNPSTPKEPAPSTPKEQDLTTLKELVPTTTKGPTPTTPKEPTSTAKRPTPSSPETAASTMSEAFTPTTTVEPPTTSRNPAESTEFPAASTPKAHENSPKEPAVPTTKAPKVTKPEMTTAVKDKTTEKDTHTTPGVTAAVPKTTTEHTARPTEGKTAESQTSPTTQVTSTTSEDTTSLRITLRATTPPPDVAMSATKMAPATEETVSDPEGTATPKRTAVKSQATTPKSPKPTKAPRKPTSTKKPKVRKPKTTSAPPQTTGSPGPQSNPTPSAGARIQATTSPNLMPKSEIAGGNPKNGDAVAAGETSRVVPRPPELTPIVIPGTDFLVSRHRQGISIDPMLSDETNLCNGVPVDGLTTLHNGTLVAFRGHYFWMLSPLSPPSPPRRITEVWGIPSPIDTVFTRCNCEGKTFFFKGSQYWRFTNDIRDAGYPKQIVKGFRGLNGKIVAALSIAKYKTRPESVYFFKTGGSVQQYIYKQEPIKKCTGRRPAINYPVYGEMTQVRRRRFERAIGPSQTHTIRIHYSPIRVTYQDKVSSTDFLHDEVRVSSLWRGFPNVVTSAIALPNVRKPDGFDYYAFSKDQYYNIDVPTRTARAITTRPGQTLSNVWYKCP, encoded by the exons ATGGAGTGGAAAATACTTCCCATTCACttgctgtttctttctgtttccttgatTCAGCAAGTTTCTACTCAAG ATGTATCAAGCTGTGCAGGGAGATGTGGGGAAGGGTATTCTAGAGATGCCTCCTGCAACTGTGATTATAACTGTCAACACTACATGGAGTGCTGCCCTGATTTCAAGAGAGTCTGCACTGTGG AGCTTTCCTGTAAAGGCCGCTGCTTCGAGTCCTTTGCAAGAgggagggagtgtgactgtgacTCCGAATGTAAGAAGTACGGCAAATGCTGTTCCGATTATGAGAGTTTTTGTGAAGAAG TGCATAATCCCACACCACCACCATCTTCAAAGACGGCACCTCCGCCTCCAAGAGCATCTCAAACCAGGAAAGCAACAACCAAACGTTCTCCCAAATCAAAAAAGAAGACTAAGAAAGTTATAGAATCAGAGGAAATAACAGAAG AACATTCTGTTTCTGAAAATCAAgagtcttcctcctcctcttcctcttcctcaacTATTCGGAAAGTCACGTCTTCCAAAAATTCAGCTGctaataaagaattaaagaagaaacccaAAG taaaagataagaaggaaagaactcctaaaaagaaACCTATCCTAGAACCACCAGTTGTAGATGAAGCCGGAAGCGGACTGGACAATGGAGATATGAAGCTCACCCCAACTCCTAACATTCCTACTCCCCAGCACGGCAAAGTTACTGCATCTCCCAAGATTACAACAGTGAAACCAAAAGATCTTAAACCCAGTCTTCCACCTAATTCTGTTACATCCAAAGAAACATCTTCCACAACCAGTAAGGAGACAACAGTTGAAACTAAAGAGACTTCTGTAACAAACAAACAGACTTCAACTCGTGCAAAAGAGAAGACTACTTCAGCTAAAGAGACACGAAATGCAGAAAAAACATCTGCTGAAGATTTTGCACCTACATCAGCAGTTCCTACTAAACCTACAACGAAAGCCAAAACTACAACCAAATCCCCTACTCCAACCACCCCCAAGGAGCCTGCACCCACCATTGCCGAGGGGCCTGCACCCAGCACCCCCAAGAAGCCTGCTCCCACTATTCCCAAGGAACCTGCACCCAGGACCCCAAAGGATCCTGTACCCAGGACCCCCAAGGAGCCTTCCACCAGCACCCCTAAGAAGCCTGCTCCCAAAACTCCCAAGGAACCTGCACCCAGGACCCCCAAGGATCCTTCTGCCAGCACTACCAAGGAGCCTGCTTCTAGCACCCCCAAGGGGTCTGCACTCAATACCCCCAAGGAGCCTGCTCCCAGCACCCCCAAGGAGCCTGCACCCAGCACCCCCAAGGAGCCTGCTCCTAGCACCCCAAAGGAGCCTGCTCCCAGTACCCCCAAGGAGCCTGCTCTTAGCACCCCAAAGGAGCCTGCTCCCACCACCCCCAAGGAGCCTGCTCCCACCACCCCCAAGGAGCCTGCTCCCAGCACCCCCAAGGAGCCTGCTCCTAGCACCCCAAAGGAGCCTGCTCCCACCACCCCCAAGGAGCCTGCACCCCGCACCCCCAAGGAGCCTGCACTCAGCACCCCCAAGGAGCCTGCTCCTAGCACCCCAAAGGAGCCTGCTCCCAGTACCCCCAAGGAGCCTGCTCTTAGCACCCCCAAAGAGCCTGCTCCCAGGGACCCCAAGGACCCTGCTCCCACCACCCCCAAGGAGCCTGCACCCAGCACCCCCAAGGAGCCTGCTCTTAGCACCCCTAAGGAGCCTGCTCCCAGGGACCCCAAGGACCCTGCTCCCACCACCCCCAAGGAGCCTGCACCCAGCACCCCCAAGGAGCCTCCCCCCAGTACCCCCAAGGAGCCTGCTCCCAGGGACCCCAAGGAGCCTACCCCTAGCACCCCCAAAGAGCCTGTACCCAGCACCCCCAAGGAGCCTGCTCCCAGCACCCCCAAGGAGCCTGCTCTCAGCACCCCTAAGGAGCCTGCCCCCAGTACCCCCAAGGAGCCTGTACCCAGCACCCCCAAGGAGCCTGCTTCCAGGGACCCCAAGGAGCCTGGTCCCAGGGACCCCAAGGAGCCTGCTCCCAGGGACCCCAAGGAGCCTgctcccaccaccaccaaggAGCCTGCTCTCAGCACCCTCAAGGAGCCTGCTCCCACCACCCCTAAGGAACAGGATCCCACCACCCTCAAGGAGCCCTTacccactaccaccaccaccaagggGCCTGCACCAACCCCCTCTAAGGAACAGAATCCCAGCACCCCCAAGGAGCCTGCTCCCAGCACCCCTAAGGAACAGGATCTCACCACCCTGAAGGAGCTTGTACCCACCACCACTAAGGGGCCCACTCCCACCACTCCCAAGGAGCCCACCTCCACCGCCAAGAGGCCTACTCCCAGTTCTCCTGAGACAGCGGCTTCAACCATGTCAGAGGCCTTTACTCCAACCACCACGGTGGAGCCTCCCACTACTTCCAGGAACCCTGCTGAATCAACTGAGTTTCCTGCAGCATCTACACCAAAGGCCCATGAAAACAGTCCCAAGGAGCCTGCTGTACCTACAACAAAGGCTCCTAAAGTGACCAAACCTGAAATGACCACAGCAGTTAaagacaaaacaacagaaaaagacaCACATACTACACCTGGAGTAACAGCCGCTGTACCTAAGACTACAACAGAACACACAGCGAGGCCTACAGAAGGAAAGACTGCTGAATCTCAAACAAGTCCAACCACGCAGGTAACCTCCACCACCAGTGAGGACACTACGTCACTCAGAATCACTCTTAGAGCAACAACTCCTCCACCCGATGTCGCAATGTCTGCAACAAAGATGGCTCCTGCGACAGAAGAGACGGTGAGTGACCCTGAAGGAACAGCTACTCCCAAACGAACAGCTGTTAAATCTCAAGCGACAACTCCTAAGTCCCCAAAGCCAACCAAAGCCCCCAGAAAGCCCACTTCTACCAAAAAGCCCAAAGTAAGAAAACCAAAGACCACATCAGCCCCTCCACAGACAACGGGATCGCCTGGGCCTCAGTCAAACCCTACCCCTTCAGCAGGAGCCAGGATTCAGGCCACCACCAGCCCTAACCTAATGCCTAAGTCAGAAATAGCTGGAGGAAATCCGAAGAATGGAGATGCGGTTGCTGCTGGAGAAACATCTCGCGTGGTTCCCAGGCCTCCCGAGTTAACCCCTATAGTTATTCCAGGCACGGATTTCTTGGTGAGCAGACACAGACAAGGCATTAGCATCGACCCCATGCTTTCAG atGAGACTAATTTATGCAATGGTGTGCCAGTAGATGGACTGACTACTTTGCACAATGGGACATTAGTTGCATTTCGAG GTCATTATTTCTGGATGCTAAGTCCACTCAGTCCACCATCTCCACCTCGTAGAATTACTGAAGTTTGGGGTATTCCCTCCCCCATTGATACTGTTTTTACTAGATGCAACTGTGAAGGAAAAACTTTCTTCTTTAAG GGTTCTCAGTACTGGCGTTTCACCAATGACATAAGAGATGCAGGGTATCCCAAACAAATTGTAAAAGGATTTAGAGGACTAAACGGAAAAATAGTGGCAGCTCTCTCAATAGCTAAATACAAGACGAGACctgaatctgtatattttttCAAGACAG GTGGCAGTGTTCAGCAGTACATTTATAAACAGGAACCCATCAAAAAGTGCACTGGAAGAAGGCCTGCTATAAATTATCCAGTGTATGGAGAAATGACACAGGTTAGGAGACGTCGCTTTGAACGTGCGATAGGACCTTCTCAAACACACACCATCAGAATTCACTATTCACCCATCAGAGTCACTTATCAAGACAAAG TATCATCAACAGATTTCCTTCATGATGAAGTTAGAGTGAGTTCACTGTGGAGAGGATTTCCAAATGTGGTTACTTCAGCAATAGCACTGCCCAATGTCAGAAAACCTGATGGCTTTGATTACTATGCATTTTCTAAGG
- the PRG4 gene encoding proteoglycan 4 isoform X2, which produces MEWKILPIHLLFLSVSLIQQVSTQDVSSCAGRCGEGYSRDASCNCDYNCQHYMECCPDFKRVCTVELSCKGRCFESFARGRECDCDSECKKYGKCCSDYESFCEEVHNPTPPPSSKTAPPPPRASQTRKATTKRSPKSKKKTKKVIESEEITEEHSVSENQESSSSSSSSSTIRKVTSSKNSAANKELKKKPKVKDKKERTPKKKPILEPPVVDEAGSGLDNGDMKLTPTPNIPTPQHGKVTASPKITTVKPKDLKPSLPPNSVTSKETSSTTSKETTVETKETSVTNKQTSTRAKEKTTSAKETRNAEKTSAEDFAPTSAVPTKPTTKAKTTTKSPTPTTPKEPAPTIAEGPAPSTPKKPAPTIPKEPAPRTPKDPVPRTPKEPSTSTPKKPAPKTPKEPAPRTPKDPSASTTKEPASSTPKGSALNTPKEPAPSTPKEPAPSTPKEPAPSTPKEPAPSTPKEPALSTPKEPAPTTPKEPAPTTPKEPAPSTPKEPAPSTPKEPAPTTPKEPAPRTPKEPALSTPKEPAPSTPKEPAPSTPKEPALSTPKEPAPRDPKDPAPTTPKEPAPSTPKEPALSTPKEPAPRDPKDPAPTTPKEPAPSTPKEPPPSTPKEPAPRDPKEPTPSTPKEPVPSTPKEPAPSTPKEPALSTPKEPAPSTPKEPVPSTPKEPASRDPKEPGPRDPKEPAPRDPKEPAPTTTKEPALSTLKEPAPTTPKEQDPTTLKEPLPTTTTTKGPAPTPSKEQNPSTPKEPAPSTPKEQDLTTLKELVPTTTKGPTPTTPKEPTSTAKRPTPSSPETAASTMSEAFTPTTTVEPPTTSRNPAESTEFPAASTPKAHENSPKEPAVPTTKAPKVTKPEMTTAVKDKTTEKDTHTTPGVTAAVPKTTTEHTARPTEGKTAESQTSPTTQVTSTTSEDTTSLRITLRATTPPPDVAMSATKMAPATEETVSDPEGTATPKRTAVKSQATTPKSPKPTKAPRKPTSTKKPKVRKPKTTSAPPQTTGSPGPQSNPTPSAGARIQATTSPNLMPKSEIAGGNPKNGDAVAAGETSRVVPRPPELTPIVIPGTDFLVSRHRQGISIDPMLSDETNLCNGVPVDGLTTLHNGTLVAFRGHYFWMLSPLSPPSPPRRITEVWGIPSPIDTVFTRCNCEGKTFFFKGSQYWRFTNDIRDAGYPKQIVKGFRGLNGKIVAALSIAKYKTRPESVYFFKTGGSVQQYIYKQEPIKKCTGRRPAINYPVYGEMTQVRRRRFERAIGPSQTHTIRIHYSPIRVTYQDKDFLHDEVRVSSLWRGFPNVVTSAIALPNVRKPDGFDYYAFSKDQYYNIDVPTRTARAITTRPGQTLSNVWYKCP; this is translated from the exons ATGGAGTGGAAAATACTTCCCATTCACttgctgtttctttctgtttccttgatTCAGCAAGTTTCTACTCAAG ATGTATCAAGCTGTGCAGGGAGATGTGGGGAAGGGTATTCTAGAGATGCCTCCTGCAACTGTGATTATAACTGTCAACACTACATGGAGTGCTGCCCTGATTTCAAGAGAGTCTGCACTGTGG AGCTTTCCTGTAAAGGCCGCTGCTTCGAGTCCTTTGCAAGAgggagggagtgtgactgtgacTCCGAATGTAAGAAGTACGGCAAATGCTGTTCCGATTATGAGAGTTTTTGTGAAGAAG TGCATAATCCCACACCACCACCATCTTCAAAGACGGCACCTCCGCCTCCAAGAGCATCTCAAACCAGGAAAGCAACAACCAAACGTTCTCCCAAATCAAAAAAGAAGACTAAGAAAGTTATAGAATCAGAGGAAATAACAGAAG AACATTCTGTTTCTGAAAATCAAgagtcttcctcctcctcttcctcttcctcaacTATTCGGAAAGTCACGTCTTCCAAAAATTCAGCTGctaataaagaattaaagaagaaacccaAAG taaaagataagaaggaaagaactcctaaaaagaaACCTATCCTAGAACCACCAGTTGTAGATGAAGCCGGAAGCGGACTGGACAATGGAGATATGAAGCTCACCCCAACTCCTAACATTCCTACTCCCCAGCACGGCAAAGTTACTGCATCTCCCAAGATTACAACAGTGAAACCAAAAGATCTTAAACCCAGTCTTCCACCTAATTCTGTTACATCCAAAGAAACATCTTCCACAACCAGTAAGGAGACAACAGTTGAAACTAAAGAGACTTCTGTAACAAACAAACAGACTTCAACTCGTGCAAAAGAGAAGACTACTTCAGCTAAAGAGACACGAAATGCAGAAAAAACATCTGCTGAAGATTTTGCACCTACATCAGCAGTTCCTACTAAACCTACAACGAAAGCCAAAACTACAACCAAATCCCCTACTCCAACCACCCCCAAGGAGCCTGCACCCACCATTGCCGAGGGGCCTGCACCCAGCACCCCCAAGAAGCCTGCTCCCACTATTCCCAAGGAACCTGCACCCAGGACCCCAAAGGATCCTGTACCCAGGACCCCCAAGGAGCCTTCCACCAGCACCCCTAAGAAGCCTGCTCCCAAAACTCCCAAGGAACCTGCACCCAGGACCCCCAAGGATCCTTCTGCCAGCACTACCAAGGAGCCTGCTTCTAGCACCCCCAAGGGGTCTGCACTCAATACCCCCAAGGAGCCTGCTCCCAGCACCCCCAAGGAGCCTGCACCCAGCACCCCCAAGGAGCCTGCTCCTAGCACCCCAAAGGAGCCTGCTCCCAGTACCCCCAAGGAGCCTGCTCTTAGCACCCCAAAGGAGCCTGCTCCCACCACCCCCAAGGAGCCTGCTCCCACCACCCCCAAGGAGCCTGCTCCCAGCACCCCCAAGGAGCCTGCTCCTAGCACCCCAAAGGAGCCTGCTCCCACCACCCCCAAGGAGCCTGCACCCCGCACCCCCAAGGAGCCTGCACTCAGCACCCCCAAGGAGCCTGCTCCTAGCACCCCAAAGGAGCCTGCTCCCAGTACCCCCAAGGAGCCTGCTCTTAGCACCCCCAAAGAGCCTGCTCCCAGGGACCCCAAGGACCCTGCTCCCACCACCCCCAAGGAGCCTGCACCCAGCACCCCCAAGGAGCCTGCTCTTAGCACCCCTAAGGAGCCTGCTCCCAGGGACCCCAAGGACCCTGCTCCCACCACCCCCAAGGAGCCTGCACCCAGCACCCCCAAGGAGCCTCCCCCCAGTACCCCCAAGGAGCCTGCTCCCAGGGACCCCAAGGAGCCTACCCCTAGCACCCCCAAAGAGCCTGTACCCAGCACCCCCAAGGAGCCTGCTCCCAGCACCCCCAAGGAGCCTGCTCTCAGCACCCCTAAGGAGCCTGCCCCCAGTACCCCCAAGGAGCCTGTACCCAGCACCCCCAAGGAGCCTGCTTCCAGGGACCCCAAGGAGCCTGGTCCCAGGGACCCCAAGGAGCCTGCTCCCAGGGACCCCAAGGAGCCTgctcccaccaccaccaaggAGCCTGCTCTCAGCACCCTCAAGGAGCCTGCTCCCACCACCCCTAAGGAACAGGATCCCACCACCCTCAAGGAGCCCTTacccactaccaccaccaccaagggGCCTGCACCAACCCCCTCTAAGGAACAGAATCCCAGCACCCCCAAGGAGCCTGCTCCCAGCACCCCTAAGGAACAGGATCTCACCACCCTGAAGGAGCTTGTACCCACCACCACTAAGGGGCCCACTCCCACCACTCCCAAGGAGCCCACCTCCACCGCCAAGAGGCCTACTCCCAGTTCTCCTGAGACAGCGGCTTCAACCATGTCAGAGGCCTTTACTCCAACCACCACGGTGGAGCCTCCCACTACTTCCAGGAACCCTGCTGAATCAACTGAGTTTCCTGCAGCATCTACACCAAAGGCCCATGAAAACAGTCCCAAGGAGCCTGCTGTACCTACAACAAAGGCTCCTAAAGTGACCAAACCTGAAATGACCACAGCAGTTAaagacaaaacaacagaaaaagacaCACATACTACACCTGGAGTAACAGCCGCTGTACCTAAGACTACAACAGAACACACAGCGAGGCCTACAGAAGGAAAGACTGCTGAATCTCAAACAAGTCCAACCACGCAGGTAACCTCCACCACCAGTGAGGACACTACGTCACTCAGAATCACTCTTAGAGCAACAACTCCTCCACCCGATGTCGCAATGTCTGCAACAAAGATGGCTCCTGCGACAGAAGAGACGGTGAGTGACCCTGAAGGAACAGCTACTCCCAAACGAACAGCTGTTAAATCTCAAGCGACAACTCCTAAGTCCCCAAAGCCAACCAAAGCCCCCAGAAAGCCCACTTCTACCAAAAAGCCCAAAGTAAGAAAACCAAAGACCACATCAGCCCCTCCACAGACAACGGGATCGCCTGGGCCTCAGTCAAACCCTACCCCTTCAGCAGGAGCCAGGATTCAGGCCACCACCAGCCCTAACCTAATGCCTAAGTCAGAAATAGCTGGAGGAAATCCGAAGAATGGAGATGCGGTTGCTGCTGGAGAAACATCTCGCGTGGTTCCCAGGCCTCCCGAGTTAACCCCTATAGTTATTCCAGGCACGGATTTCTTGGTGAGCAGACACAGACAAGGCATTAGCATCGACCCCATGCTTTCAG atGAGACTAATTTATGCAATGGTGTGCCAGTAGATGGACTGACTACTTTGCACAATGGGACATTAGTTGCATTTCGAG GTCATTATTTCTGGATGCTAAGTCCACTCAGTCCACCATCTCCACCTCGTAGAATTACTGAAGTTTGGGGTATTCCCTCCCCCATTGATACTGTTTTTACTAGATGCAACTGTGAAGGAAAAACTTTCTTCTTTAAG GGTTCTCAGTACTGGCGTTTCACCAATGACATAAGAGATGCAGGGTATCCCAAACAAATTGTAAAAGGATTTAGAGGACTAAACGGAAAAATAGTGGCAGCTCTCTCAATAGCTAAATACAAGACGAGACctgaatctgtatattttttCAAGACAG GTGGCAGTGTTCAGCAGTACATTTATAAACAGGAACCCATCAAAAAGTGCACTGGAAGAAGGCCTGCTATAAATTATCCAGTGTATGGAGAAATGACACAGGTTAGGAGACGTCGCTTTGAACGTGCGATAGGACCTTCTCAAACACACACCATCAGAATTCACTATTCACCCATCAGAGTCACTTATCAAGACAAAG ATTTCCTTCATGATGAAGTTAGAGTGAGTTCACTGTGGAGAGGATTTCCAAATGTGGTTACTTCAGCAATAGCACTGCCCAATGTCAGAAAACCTGATGGCTTTGATTACTATGCATTTTCTAAGG